The following DNA comes from Paraburkholderia sp. PGU19.
TTCTCGCGTCGACGGAAAAGGCGGCGTGGGAACGCGCCGAGCACATTCTCGAAGAAACACGGCGCCTGCGCGTCGAACAGGGCTTTTCGCGCGGCGGCCCGCAACAGAGCGAAGGCGCGAAGCGCCTGCTGGCCGCATCGGGCGACGGCGTACGTGCTGACGACCGGCTGTGGACGGCCGTCGCCAAGGAAATCGGCGGACGCTCGAATTCGACGGCGCTCGTCGGCACGCCGGCGCAGGTCGCGCAAACACTATCCGAGTATTACGAACTCGGCGTGACGACCTTCCTGGTGCGCGGCTTCGATCCGCTCGAAGATGCCATCGACTATGGGCGCGAACTGATCCCGACGACGCGCGAGTTGACCGCTCGCGTCCGTCGCGCCGCGTGACCGGGAGCATATAAACACATGAGCACCCTACTCCACGATACGCCCGCGGCCTCGCTCGCGCTTCACCAGACGCCCGTACGCAAGTTCTGGTTCGACGACGCGGCGCCGCAGCGCACGCTTGCGCAGGAACGCCGCCATCGGCAGGAGCGTCTTGCAGGCGCATTCCGCCTGTTTGCGCGCTATGGCTTCGCGCAAGGTCTCGCGGGTCATATCACCGCGCGCGATCCCGAATGGACCGATCACTTCTGGGTCAATCCGCTCGGCGAGCATTTCGGCCGCATTCGCGTGTCGGACCTGTTGCTCGTCAATCGTTATGGCGAGATCGTCGTCGGCGATGGCCCCGTGAATCAGGCAGCATTCGCGATTCACGCAGCGATTCATGAGGCGCGGCCTGACGTCGTCGCCGCTGCGCACACGCATTCGCTGTATGGCAAAGCGTGGTCCTCATTGGGACGCAAGCTCGATCCTTTGACGCAGGACTCGTGCTCATTCTACGAAGATCACGCGCTGTTC
Coding sequences within:
- a CDS encoding class II aldolase/adducin family protein, giving the protein MSTLLHDTPAASLALHQTPVRKFWFDDAAPQRTLAQERRHRQERLAGAFRLFARYGFAQGLAGHITARDPEWTDHFWVNPLGEHFGRIRVSDLLLVNRYGEIVVGDGPVNQAAFAIHAAIHEARPDVVAAAHTHSLYGKAWSSLGRKLDPLTQDSCSFYEDHALFDDFRGVVLDTNEGARIADALGQHKAVILKNHGILTAGPSVEAAAWWYIALDNACHAQLLAEAAGTPQPIPHDMAALTHQQVGRPGGALHSFESLYEGLVEEERELLD